A window of Lentibacillus sp. Marseille-P4043 contains these coding sequences:
- a CDS encoding GntR family transcriptional regulator: MVKQPMSQFVYQKLKTGIIERKLAPGQKLVENDISNSLSVSRTPIRQAFSKLQKEGFITIIPNRGAQVINPTIDEITDAFTHRKQLELLATMDIMEKIKQEDIDNLNILIQEEAEAFVKKDLVQYIHVNTKFHITLMGGCTNRFLKENAVKMINQTHIYLILYDHFYKIDEKNTRGSNEHKLMVNVIEKGDTGAFITLLDKHISSTIEEYKTRVKRFHHTSELFD; encoded by the coding sequence GCAAGCTGGCTCCTGGTCAGAAGTTAGTGGAAAATGATATATCAAATTCTTTGTCAGTTAGTCGTACTCCTATTCGACAAGCCTTTTCAAAGTTGCAAAAGGAAGGGTTTATTACGATTATTCCAAATAGGGGTGCACAGGTAATTAATCCTACTATTGACGAAATCACAGATGCTTTTACACATCGAAAACAATTGGAACTACTTGCCACAATGGATATAATGGAAAAAATTAAACAGGAGGATATTGATAATTTAAATATACTTATTCAAGAAGAGGCGGAAGCATTTGTTAAAAAAGACCTTGTTCAATATATACATGTTAATACAAAATTTCATATCACGTTAATGGGTGGGTGTACAAATCGATTTTTAAAAGAGAATGCAGTAAAAATGATAAATCAAACTCATATTTATCTCATTTTATATGACCATTTTTATAAAATTGACGAAAAAAACACCCGCGGCTCCAACGAACACAAACTTATGGTCAACGTTATTGAAAAAGGAGACACAGGTGCCTTTATTACTCTGCTTGACAAGCATATCAGTAGTACAATCGAAGAATACAAAACAAGGGTGAAAAGATTTCATCATACTAGCGAGCTATTTGATTAG